The segment AGAGAGCGGTAAGTTCCAGGTGGTGAAATAATTTCTCTTATTTCTTGAAGTATAAAGTTAGGCTCTCAGATGAGTCTTTTTTATGCACTTTACTTACCCTTACTAGTCAACAAAATGCCTCAAAGTAAAAAACTCCATCAACATTGTAGCCGATAGAGTTCGTATCTTGTACTTCTTACTTCGTAATTTAAAACACCTGCACGATCAAAAACTTCAGGTAATGCGTATTCTCCCAACCCCAAATGATCGGGTGATCTGAACTCTGCGTTTGAAAAGTAACTTGTCTTAATTGTCTTCGTGCATCCTTTGCCGCCATTTGAATGATCTCTAAAAACAGGTCGGGCTGCACAAGATTGGTGCATGATGAAGTAACAAGAAATCCTCCCGGCTTTACCAGCTTCATACCACGAAGATTAATTTCTTTATAACCCGTGATCGCCTTTTGAATAGTTGCCCTTGATTTGGTGAAGGATGGTGGATCTAGCATCACCACATCATATTGTTTTCCCTCCTTCACCCATGTTTTCAACACATCAAATGCATTCACGCATTCAAATTTGCATTTATCAGCAACGCCGTTCAACTCTGCGTTTTTATTACACATAGCAATAGCATTTTCCGATATGTCAAGCCCAAGCACGCTTTTAGCTCCATATTTCGCTGCATGAATTTCAAATGTTCCTGTATATGTGAATGCGCCTAAAACCTCTGCATCTTTTACAATGTGCTCAATGTGTCGGCGGTTATCCTGTTGATCAAGGAAGTAACCTGTCTTTTGTCCATTAGCAATATCAACATGAAACTTTAATCCGTTTTCGTTGATGATGATATTGGTGTCGAACGGTTCACTTAAGAAACCTTTCTTCTGTTCCATGCCTTCCAGTTCACGGATAGGAACATCGTTACGTTCGTAAATTCCTTTTGGGTGAAAGATATGGTTGATCGCTTTTACAATCGCATCCTTCCACATATCAATACCCAACGCCAATGTTTGTATTACAAAATAATCGTTGAACTTATCAATGATCAGTTGCGGTAAACCATCTGCTTCACCAAAGATCAACCGACAGTTCTCGGTATATCCCATTTGCTGGCGTTGCTTCCATGCTTCGCTCAGTTTGCGTAAAAAGAAATCATCATTTACCTCTTCATTCTTTTTTCTGGTTAGGATACGAACAAGTATCTGCGACTTTGGATTGATATACCCTCTGCCTAAAAACTTGTCGTCATGTGTATGCACATCTACAATCGCACCGGCTTCTGCATTTCCATCAACCCGGTTTACCTCATTTGCAAAAACCCAGGGATGCCCGTTGGCTACACGTTGAGAGATCTTTCTGTTAAGCGTCACTTTTGTCATAGCCGGCAAAGGTATTTTTAAAATATGAGTTTCGTGCAACGAAATCAATTGTGCGTGGGTCAATCAAAAAAAAGCACTTATGAAACCTTATCATCTTTTATTAGTCTGTGCTCTGTTATTGATTGCAGCATGTAGTAAACTCTATCCACCTGAAGGAAATTTCAAAGCCAAATTGCTTGCATCGTTCTGTGCCTTTCATATTGTGCAGATCGAAGATGCTGACGGGAAAGGACGTGGTATGGATTGGACCGATCCTTCAGGTAAGGAGTATAAAAATGTATTTACCGTAAAGAATCATTGCGATTTTGGAAAAACGGGGATAAAGGTGGGCGATACATTCAAGGCAGTAATTATAGATAAGCCGGTTGAAACAAACTGTGCTGTATGTATGGGTTTTATGGAAACACCGCCTTTTCAATGGAACATAAGAGTAGTAGAATAAATTTTTCTGTTTTATGTTTAGGTAAGGCATCCGGAAACGGGTGCTTTTTGATTTACGTGGCTCGTTTAGGGATGAAATAAGTTGGTTTGCTTGGATTATTGAAAGCCAGGTAAATGCATGTCGGGCTATTGTATTAATCATTATTTTTAGTACCTATGAAAAAAATATTTACGGTTGTTTTCTTGGTATTTACACACAGCGTTTTGGCTCAAACAAAGACCTTACCCGGATATTATATTAATCTCTCTTCCGACACTGTCACTTGCCAGATTTCCTTTAAAGACTGGGCAATAAATCCAACGGAAATAAAAATTATTGACGGGAAGAGAACGATTACTTTGGGTCTTAGAGACATGCTGGGATTTGGTGTATCAGGCAAAACACACTATGTGAGGAAAACTGTTACCTATCATCTTAATCCGCTTTCAGGTTTACTTATTCCTGAACAGTTTTCAGACAGTGTAATTACAAAGGAGGTGATGTTAAAAATAGTTAGAAGGGGTAAATTCCAATTATATGAACTGGTGCTTCCTGAACGAGACTATTTTTTTATTGAAAACAAGAACAAAGAAATTGCAGAGCTTATATACAGAGTAAGAAAGTCAGATGTGGAATTAATAGAAGATGAGCAATTTAAGCAACAGTTGTACCGGTATCTTGTGGAGGAGGGTTTAGCAGATAGTTACATTTGGGAAAATAATAAAATAACCTATAGTGCAGAAAAGATTGGAAAGATTGTAAACTATATCAACGGTGCAAATTCATCCAACCAAATCCAGTACGAGACTGTTAAACCCGGATTATCGATAGAGCTAAAAACCGGAGCTTACATTAATTTCTTTCCAACACAATTACAAGACCCAAGAGCTACAATGGTGAAGCTTCCAGCTTCAATATCTCCATCCTTAGGACTTGATTTGATTTTTGCGTTGCCCGGTAAATTTCAAAGAGCAGGCCTAGGCTTAGGTGTAAGTTATAACCATATTAAAGTAAACTTCACTCAAAAAGACTCTTTTTTAACTACGGTTAGCCCAGCATATTATTTTACTACCAAATACAATTACACTTATTCCTCAAGCATACCCACGCTTTTTACAAACTTCTTCGGTTTTTTTGTTTTCAACCCAACTAAAAAAGTTAAGTTTTTTATGACAGCTGGTCTTTCTTATCACTTTACTTTAAAAAAGCAGAATGGAGTAGATGAGTCTTACCAATCTAAAGAAGAAGGCGTTCAAAACGGGAACATTCCTTTTATTCGGTATCAGGAATCGAAGAGAGAGCGGGTCGACATTGTAAATGGCTGGTTTAATTTTAATACAGGTTTGGGGTGTTCGTTCGGCCGACACAAATTGAATTTCACTTATGTCATTCCCAGTGAAGTCACTGCCCGAACAAATCAAAATAACAATTTTACAATCGGAAATGCTGGCCTTTTTTATCATTTCGAGATTCTGAAAAACCGATAAAGACTTTTCTATGTTTTCGGGTTAGTAAATGGTATTTCTAACAGGGCTGTAAGTACAATTCGGTTACTTCCACAAATAATCAGGACAATTTGTCCCAATTCAGCCATTGGCAATATTCTTGACCAGCTTACCTTTGCCGACAATTTTACCTTTTATGGAAGAAAAGACGAACGAAATGACAGAACAAAACGCAGCTGAACTGAACAATACTGCTTTCAGCGAAAATATTAATACGGATGAAAACATTGCAGGTGTGAACCACCTCAATGAGCAAATTGCTGAAGAAACAGAACTGGAAAAGTTGAAAGAAGCTGTGGAAGAAGAGAAGAAAAAATATCTCTACCTCATGGCCGAATTCGACAATTTCCGTCGCCGAACAGCAAAAGAGAGAGTGGAGCAAATGCAAACAGCCGGGAAGGAAGTAATTGTTTCCATGCTGGAAGTACTTGATGATACAGATCGTGCAGAAGCTGAACTGGCGAAAAATGGTGGTGTGGATGAAGGTGTGAAGCTGGTGTTTCATAAACTCCGCTCAACTTTACAAAACCGTGGTCTGAAGGCTATGGAAACAAAAGGACAGGATTTTGATGCCGATAAGCACGAAGCCATTACGGAAATTCCTGCACCCGAAGGGATGAAAGGGAAAGTGATCGATGAAATTGAAAAAGGATATTTACTTAACGATAAGATCATCCGCTTTGCAAAAGTGGTGGTAGGAAAATAAGCCACCAGCCGCAAGCCACTCGCTGCAAGCTGGTTTGCGTTTTACTAAAAGCTTGCAGCTAAAAGCTAGTAGCTATATATGTCAACAAAAAGAGATTTTTACGAAATACTGGGGGTAAGCAAATCTGCTTCAGCGGACGAGATCAAAAAGGCGTACCGCAAAGTTGCGATGCAATATCACCCCGACCGTAATCCCGGAAACAAAGAAGCCGAAGAGAAGTTTAAAGAAGCGGCCGAGGCTTACGAAATTTTAAGTGATGCTGAGAAGAAGTCACAATACGATCGTTACGGACATGCGGGCGTAAGTGGTAATGGCCGTGGTGGATTTGGTGGCGGTCAGAACATGAACATGGATGATATCTTCAGTCAGTTTGGAGATATTTTCGGTGATGATGTATTTGGTAGTTTCTTCGGCGGAGGCCAACGCAGAGGCGGTGGTGGCGGAAGAGCCAGAGGAGTGAGAGGAAGCAATCTTCGTGTTCGTATCAAATTGAATTATGAAGAGATCGCAAAAGGTGCCAGCAAAACGATCAAAGTAAAAAAATACGTTAGCTGTAATACCTGCGGCGGAACCGGTGCAAAAGATAAAAGCAGCATGCAAACCTGCGGTACCTGCGGTGGCAGCGGCCAGGTAAGACGTGTACAAAATACCTTCCTCGGGCAAATGCAGACGGTTACAACCTGTCCAACCTGTAATGGTGAAGGTTCAACCATTGCGCACAAGTGTACTTCTTGTAAAGGTGAAGGCCGGGTATATGGCGAAGAAAATATTACCATTGATATACCGGCAGGTGTACAGGAAGGCATGCAGCTGAATGTGAGTGGTAAGGGAAATATGGGCGAACGTGGTGGTGCTCCGGGTGATTTGATCGTGTTGATCGAAGAAGAAGCACATGCTCATTTGCACCGTGATGGTTTGAATGTGGCGTATGACCTGCACATCTCATTCCCTGATGCTGTGTTTGGTATACAGGCCGAAGTGCCAACCATTGATGGTCGGGCAAAAATAAAAATACCGCCTGGTACGCAAAGTGGTAAAGTGTTTCGTTTAAAAGGTAAAGGTTTCCCTGCTGTGCAGAGCTATGAAAAAGGTGATCAACTTATTTATGTAAATGTTTGGACGCCTCAGCATCTCACATCAGAAGAAAAAGCCATGTTGGAGAAATTACAACAAGGGCAAAACTTTCAACCCAAACCGGAAAAAGGGGAAAAGGGTTTCTTTGAACGGGTGAGGGAAATGTTTAGCTAAATCAGAAAGTGGAATATAGTTAGAGGCGAGTGGTGAAACTGCTCGCCTTTTTTGTGGGCGAACGACAAAGGGTGGGCACTCGCAGCATAAAGCTTACACACCCTTCAACACCATTCCTTATTTTTACGGCTTCCCAAATGCTTAGCAAACATGAGTAATAACCTGATCTATTCCATTCCGGCACGGTTTCGTCGTATTGAAAATCTGCACATCCTTTTCTGGCTTATTAAAGATGCATGTTGGGCACTGAACCTTCACATACCGGCGCTGATCATGATCGTTCCAACCATGTTGGCGGCATTGATTATTACCTGGCAAACAAGAAAGATATTCTCTGAACTGGTGCATAACCTGGCGGTGGTATTCTGGATCACAGCCAACTGTACCTGGATGATCGGTGAGTTTTATGGTTGGGACGAAGGGAAGTTCGGGCTTCGCAATATGTCGTTGATCCCATTCAGCATCGGCTTATTAATTCTTTTCGTGTATTACTTGCTGTATTTCGTAAACCGAAAATTCAGAGAAAAAGTAATTGTTCAAACCGAAGAAGCATTAAAGGAAGAGCTGAGCCATCAAACAGAACGAAAAACAGCCTGAATCTGCTTCGGAAGGTTACCGCTCAATAGTTATCTTTGCGCACCTTAGCAAACCGTTTATGTTGAGTGATGAAATCTTCAGGATGCTGAACTTTCAACTTTCAACTTTCAATTTTAAACTTTACTATGTATCGTTCTCATACCTGTGGCGAATTAAGAAGTAATCATGTTGGTAACTCTGTAACCCTGGCCGGCTGGGTGCAAACCGTTCGTAAGTTTGGCAGCATCACATTTGTTGACTTGCGTGACCGTTACGGCATCACGCAGTTGTTGTTTGGCGAAGAACTGAATAAAGTACTGGATGAAAATCCACTTGGCCGTGAGTTTGTATTGCAGGCAACCGGCACCGTTAGTGAGCGTAGTAACAAGAACCCGAACATTGCCACCGGCGATATTGAAATTCTCATTACTGAATTTAAGGTCCTGAATAAATCAGCCGTTCCTCCTTTTACTATCCAGGACGATACAGATGGTGGCGATGATCTGCGTATGAAATATCGTTTCCTTGATCTGCGTCGTAATGCAGTGAAACGGAATATTGAATTACGTTATGCGGTGAACCGTGCTGCAAGAAACTATTTGCATGGTAATGGTTTCATGGATATTGAAACACCATTCCTGATTAAATCTACTCCTGAAGGTGCAAGAGATTTTGTGGTGCCGAGCCGTATGAACCCCGGACAGTTTTATGCGTTACCACAAAGCCCGCAAACATTTAAGCAATTGTTGATGGTGAGCGGATACGATCGTTACTACCAGGTGGTGAAATGTTTTCGTGATGAGGATCTGCGTGCCGATCGTCAACCGGAATTTACACAGATCGATTGTGAAATGGCATTTGTAGAACAGGAAGATATTCTGAACATGTTTGAAGGGATGATCAAGTCGATCTTTAAAGATGTAAAGAACATCGACTACACCGAAGTTGTTGAGCGTATGACTTGGGAAGAAGCCATGTGGCAATACGGTAACGACAAGCCGGATATTCGTTTCGACATGAAGGTTTGCAATATCAAGTTCCCGGCACATACGTTCCCAACTAAACAGAGCCAATCGGTATTAATTGATGGCGCAGATTTTAAAGTGTTTGATGAAGCAGAAACGGTAGTTGCTATAGCAGTGCCTGGCTGCAGTGAATATACACGTAAGCAAACAGATGAATTAACGGAGTGGGTGAAACGTCCGCAAATTGGTATGAAGGGTTTGGTATTCATCAAATGCAATGCAGACGGAACATACAAAAGCAGTGTCGATAAATTTTACAGCGAAGAGAAATTAAAAGCCATTGCTGAAGCAAGCAATGCAAAAGCAGGTGACTTGATTCTCATACTTGCAGGAGCAGAAGAACGTACACGTAAAGCCATCAGCGATCTGCGTATGTACATGGCTGATAAGCTTGGCTTGCGTAAAGCTGATGATTTTAAATTATTGTGGGTGCTCGACTTTCCATTGTTTGAATTTGCATTGGAAGATCAGGATGGAGGCGGAGCCGGCCGTTGGGTAGCAAGGCATCATCCGTTTACTAGTCCAAAACCAGCACATATTGATATCATGATCAATAACAGTCCAAAGGTGGATGATCTTGATAAATACCTTGAGCATCCATATGCCGGCATCAAAGCCAATGCATATGATATGGTGTTGAACGGAAATGAAATTGGTGGTGGCTCTATCCGTATCTACCAACGTGAGCTGCAGGAAAAAATGTTTGCAGCATTGGGTATGGATGCAGAAGAACAGCAACACAAATTCGGTTTCTTATTGGGTGCGTTTGAATATGGTGCGCCGCCGCATGGTGGTATTGCGTTTGGGTTCGATCGTTTATGTGCAATCCTCGGCGGCAGCGAAAGCATCCGTGACTTTATCGCCTTCCCGAAAAACAATTCAGGAAGAGATGTGATGCTCGATGCGCCAAGTGAAATTGCTGCAAAGCAGTTTGATGAGTTGCAGATAAAATTGGATTTGAAATAGGATTGCAGATGTTAAAAGGCAAATGGAAAGCATTATTGATATTGAATTATGTAAATGCAGCATTCTGGTTGATAATGCTTCTTGTTGTTATATTGAAGCTTTATCAAGCTAATCAAGGCGGAGCGGAAGTGAAATCAAATATTGTAACAGTTGAGGCTGGCGGGGTGATTTTCTTGCTCTTTAATATTCTTTATATCTATGTTTTAAAAACGTACTTCCCTTTTCGTAAATTGACTGGGGCGATCAAAGTTATATATGTTTTAGGATTGGTGTTTGTTGGATTTGTAGCTCTGCTTTTTCTCATTACCCTTGTATTTACTTCTTTTGGTTTTTACTTAGGTAAAGGAGCCTCTAATTCCAATGGTACTGCTTTAATTTTGTGTTTAGTTGTTTTTTCAATTGTCAGTTTATTAATTTTCATCTGGCAAATTCAACTCATGAATGTGCTGAAAAGGAATCAGGAAAATAAATTGAATTCAATCTTAAATTCTATTGGTGTTGAAGAAAGCAATCCCAAAGAGTAACATGAGGCTATTATATAATATTTTATCTTTTTTCCTTTTGATAATTGGGATTTTGGCAGTGATATCGGTATTGTTGTCAATTTTAATAGCTTTGGCTAATCCTGAATTATTGATTGAGACTTTTATTCTTTTAACAGTCGTATTATACACGTTTGCAAGCTTTCTATTTCTACAAAAGGGCATTAAGGCTAACCAAACTTTTAAAGTGTCGTTTCGTGATTTTATAAGGGTTAATGCATTTGGGTCTATTATATACGTAGGGTATAATCTATGGAAGATGTATCAGATTTGGTTTGACCAATCAGGAGTCAAAAAAATGGCAAAAGACATAGCTGGCTTGCAACCATCAGGCTCTATGTTGTCTGAAACTTATATTCTTACCTTACTTAAAGCTGGGTTCTTATTTAGTCTCTTTTACATGCTTGCTCTTGTGGTGCATATTGTCATCACATTAATCCTAGTAAAAAAACATTCAAACTTATTTGTGAAAAATACAGAGAAGTAAGAGCTTAGAAAAGCTCGTTAGCAATACTTCCGCTTCTTCTTCGTTTCTTTATACAAACGAAACCTATGCGCATTCTTCTACTTAGTTTGGTTGCTGCCATCACTCTCTTTTCCTGTAAGAAAAAGGATAAAGATGCCAATGGCGCACAAACATTGCTCAACGTGAAATACGGAACAGATGCAAAGCAGGCAATGGATGTTTACCTGCCTTCGGGCAGAAGCACCACTGCAACTCCTGTACTGATTCTTATTCATGGAGGTGGCTGGACGGAAGGCAGTCGTGCCGACCTTAATGCTTATGTTGATACACTGAAACGCCGTGTTCCGCAATACGCCATCTTCAACATCAGCTATCGGTTGGCAGCAAATGGACAGAATCTTTTTCCTACTCAAGAGGAGGATGTAAAAGCGGCAGTAGAATTTATTTACAGCAAACGGGAAGAGTACAGAATAACTGATCGGTTTGGAGTCATCGGCGCAAGTGCCGGCGCACATCTTGCTTTGCTGCATGCATACAAATACTCAGCCCCGGTGAAAATGAAAGCTGTTGTTTCGTTTTTCGGTCCAACAGAATTGGTGCAGATGTATAACAATCCGCCTAATCCATTGGTGCCGGTGTTGCTCGCTTCAGTTACCGGTGCTACCCCAACTTCTAACCTTACTCTTTACCAGCAATCATCGCCATTCAATTTTGTTGTGAGCAGCAGTTCCCCAACATTGTTGCTGCACGGCAGCAACGATATTGTTGTTGCGCCTTCGCAATCAGAAATATTGAAAGACAAGTTGAATACAGTTAGCGTGCCCAATCAATATGTATTATATCCCGGAGGCGGTCATGGCGATTGGAGCCCATTGATTTACTTCGATGCTTTCAATAAAATCGATGCTTTTTTAAAACTTTATCACCCATAAAAGGGTGTTGCCATTTCTCATATCTGCTGTCTTAAATTTCCATAATTACTATAACTTGCCTGCATGCAGGCTCCATTGGCAGAACGGTTACGTCCAAAACAATTGACCGACCTTGTTGGTCAGCAACACCTCACGGGGCAAGGCGGTATTCTGCAAAAAGCAATTGCCAGCGGCAACATTCCCAGTATGATCTTGTGGGGCCCTCCGGGTGTTGGGAAGACAACTATTGCCAATATCATTGCACATAACGTAAGTGCTACGTATTACCAGTTAAGTGCCATCAGCAGTGGTGTAAAAGATGTGCGTGAAGTAATTGAGCAGGCGAAACAGGAAACAAAAGCCATTTTATTTATTGATGAGATCCATCGTTTCAATAAAGGTCAACAGGATGCATTGTTAGGTGCTGTTGAAAAAGGAATTATCACATTGATTGGTGCTACCACAGAAAATCCATCGTTCGAAGTGAATAGCGCCTTGCTCAGCCGTTGCCAGGTATTTGTATTGAAAGCATTGGATGAACATGATCTTGTTCAGTTGCTACAGAAAGCAATTACAGATGATGTTGTGTTGAAAGAAAAGAAGATCGAATTAAAAGAAACGGAAGCATTGATTCGGTTAAGTGGTGGTGATGCAAGGAAATTATTAAACCTGTTAGAAATTGTTACTGACAGTTCTGGTAATGAAATGCTGATTACAGATGAGTCGGTGTTACAAACTGTTCAGCAAAAAATGGCGTTGTACGATAAAAGCGGTGAGCAGCATTATGATATTATCTCTGCATTTATCAAATCCATTCGAGGCAGCGATCCCAATGCGGCTGTGTATTGGTTGGCAAGAATGATCGAAGGTGGAGAAGATGTAAAATTCATTGCACGTCGTTTATTAATACTTGCAAGTGAAGATATCGGTAATGCAAATCCCAATGCATTGTTACTCGCCAATGCTACGTTTGATGCGGTGAATAAGATCGGTTATCCTGAGTCGCAACTTATTTTATCGCAATGTGTCATTTATCTCGCTTCGAGTGCAAAAAGTAATACGGCTACTGTTGCCATAGGCAATGCGATGGCTGCTGTTAAACAATTTGGCGATTTGTCTGTTCCTCTGCATATCCGTAATGCGCCAACAAAGCTGATGAAGAATATGGACTACGGTAAAGGGTATCAGTATTCACACAGCTATGAAAACAATTTTTCATCACAGGAATATTTACCCGAGAAAATTGTTGGAACAAAATTTTATGAACCCGGTAAAAATATAAGAGAGGAGGAGCTGCGGAGATTTCTGAAACAGCTCTGGAAAGAAAAGTATAATTATTAATCAATCAACTTTATGAAGCAAGTTTCTTTGTTCGTTTTTGTTTGCCTGTTCCTGTTACAAGGAATCAATGCCCAAACCACTATTCAGCGTGATCCTGAAATTGAAAAGATGGTCACTGCTATTTCGCCTGATTCACTCAAAGCTTACATTCTGAAAATGGTGAGTTTCGGTACTCGCCATACCATGAGTACGGTTACTGATCCCAAACAAGGCATTGGTGCAGCACGTGAATGGGTGGTAGCAAAGTTTAAAGAGTTTGCCAAGCAATCAAATGGACGAATGACGGCCTTTGTTGATACAACAACTTTACAGCCCGACGGCAGACGCATCAGCAAACCGGTGAACCTTGGCAACGCTATGGCGATTTTGAAGGGAACCAATACTGCTGATCAACGCATCTTCGTTATCAGCGGTCATTTAGATAGTCGTGTTACAGATGTAATGAATACAACCAGCGAAGCACCCGGTGCAAATGATGACGCAAGTGGTGTGGCTGCAGTGCTTGAGTGTGCACGCATCATGAGTAAGTATGAGTTTTCTGCTACGATCATTTTTGTTGCTGTAAGTGGTGAAGAACAAGGCTTGTTAGGTGCGAATTTTATGGCAGGGAAAGCAAAAGATCAAAACTGGATCATAGAAGCGGTGTTGAACAATGATATTATGGGTTCAAACAACAGCAGTGAAACAAATATCATCAACAATACAAAAGTGCGTGTGTTCAGCGAAGGATTGCCTGCGTATGAATTAGATAAAGCTGCAGCAAACATCCGCAATCTTGGTTTGGAGAATGATGGAAAGTCAAGACAGTTGGCACGTTATGTAAAAGAAATCGGCGAGCGTTATGTAGATAATTTAGAAGTGGTGATGGTGTATCGTAACGATCGATTTTTACGTGGTGGTGATCACACACCGTTTATTCAAAAAGGATTTGCGGCAGTACGGATTACTGAGATGAATGAAAACTTCAATCATCAACACCAGGATTTACGCACGGACAAAGGAGTACAGTTTGGTGACTTACCCGAGTTTATGGATTTCGTTTATCTGGCAAAGAATACGGGAATCAATCTTGCATCATTAGCGAATCTTGCAAAAGCACCAGCAATGCCATTAGAAGTAAAGATTGAAACAAGAAGTTTAACCAATTATTCGCTCATCAGTTGGAAACAGCCTGCAGTGGGAAAAGTGAAGGGCTATTATGTGTTGCTGCGTGAAACAACAAGTGCTGTTTGGCAAAAGAAAATTTTTACAACTGAAACTAATGTGAAATTACCTTACTCAAAAGACAATTATTTTTTCGCAGTGCAATCCGTTAACGAAAACGGTAATGAAAGTTTGCCTGTAGTACCAACACCCGGACGATGATGAAACTAAATTGGAACTTGAAGAAATTTGAAGCATTAACGCCATACGAGTTATACAACATCATGTGGTTGCGTAATGAAGTATTTGTAGTAGAACAAAACTGCGTGTACCAGGATGCTGATTATAAAGATCAGAAAGGCTGGCATTTGATGGGCGTTGATGAAGAGGATAGGCTAATGGCCTATGTTCGATTGTTGCCGGTTGGTGTTTCTTATGAAAATGAACCTTCAATAGGCAGAGTAGTTACAAGCCCTGCTGCAAGAGGTACAGGAGTTGGCAGAGAGTTGATGCAGATTGCTATTCAGCAGTGCAAAGAGCTATTTGGAAATACAGATATCAAAATTGGAGCACAGTTTTACCTGTTTAAGTTTTATTCATCACTCGGTTTTGAGCAAACAAGTGAGATTTATCTGGAAGATAATATTGAGCATATAGAAATGATTCGGAATTGTGAAAAGGAATAGGTAATTTTACTTAACACCACAAGTAAAACTGCTTAAAAGCCTATGTCAGTAAGGGTTTCCACCGATAATGAGAAAGAAAAAATTTTGAACTTCAGAATTAGTTCTCTAATATTGCCTTGTCGTATCCAATACAAGAAAAACCAAACATCCGATTCTATGAAACTACGTACATTGTACATTTCCCTGTACGCATTACTGCTTATGCTAAGCAGCATTCAAGAACTGAATGCACAGATTGGATTATCTTCTGCAAATTCCCGTTTTGAAATTGGTTTAGATTTAGGCCCGATGAGTTTTCTTGGTGACCTTGGTGGTAACCGTGGAAGAGGAGGCTATGGCCCTAAAGACAACAATCTTCCTGTAACGAATGCGATCATTGGTATTTCTGCTTCTTATTATCCTGCAGAGTGGATTGGGTTCCGTTTGTCAGGTAACTATGGTAAAATGGAAGGTGATGATCGCCTGGTAAAACAAAAGCAACCGGCTGATACATGGGAAGGTTCAAGAAAATACAGGAACCTTACATTCCGCTCACCTTTATACGAAGCTTACGCCGCACTTGAAATTTATCCTACAGCATTTATCAGCTTAAAGAACGGATCAGGGTTACCACGTTTCCGTCCATATGGTATCGTTGGCTTCGGTGTGTTTAAATTTAAGCCACAGGGCTTGTATAAAGATCCTGCAGGTAATGAATCATGGATCGATCTGAAACCACTCCGTTTAGAAGGACAAGGAATGGTTGAAACAGGAATTCCTGAATACAGTCTAGTGAATTATGCTATTCCAATGGGCGTAGGC is part of the Lacibacter sediminis genome and harbors:
- a CDS encoding class I SAM-dependent rRNA methyltransferase; translated protein: MTKVTLNRKISQRVANGHPWVFANEVNRVDGNAEAGAIVDVHTHDDKFLGRGYINPKSQILVRILTRKKNEEVNDDFFLRKLSEAWKQRQQMGYTENCRLIFGEADGLPQLIIDKFNDYFVIQTLALGIDMWKDAIVKAINHIFHPKGIYERNDVPIRELEGMEQKKGFLSEPFDTNIIINENGLKFHVDIANGQKTGYFLDQQDNRRHIEHIVKDAEVLGAFTYTGTFEIHAAKYGAKSVLGLDISENAIAMCNKNAELNGVADKCKFECVNAFDVLKTWVKEGKQYDVVMLDPPSFTKSRATIQKAITGYKEINLRGMKLVKPGGFLVTSSCTNLVQPDLFLEIIQMAAKDARRQLRQVTFQTQSSDHPIIWGWENTHYLKFLIVQVF
- a CDS encoding nucleotide exchange factor GrpE; this encodes MEEKTNEMTEQNAAELNNTAFSENINTDENIAGVNHLNEQIAEETELEKLKEAVEEEKKKYLYLMAEFDNFRRRTAKERVEQMQTAGKEVIVSMLEVLDDTDRAEAELAKNGGVDEGVKLVFHKLRSTLQNRGLKAMETKGQDFDADKHEAITEIPAPEGMKGKVIDEIEKGYLLNDKIIRFAKVVVGK
- the dnaJ gene encoding molecular chaperone DnaJ, whose amino-acid sequence is MSTKRDFYEILGVSKSASADEIKKAYRKVAMQYHPDRNPGNKEAEEKFKEAAEAYEILSDAEKKSQYDRYGHAGVSGNGRGGFGGGQNMNMDDIFSQFGDIFGDDVFGSFFGGGQRRGGGGGRARGVRGSNLRVRIKLNYEEIAKGASKTIKVKKYVSCNTCGGTGAKDKSSMQTCGTCGGSGQVRRVQNTFLGQMQTVTTCPTCNGEGSTIAHKCTSCKGEGRVYGEENITIDIPAGVQEGMQLNVSGKGNMGERGGAPGDLIVLIEEEAHAHLHRDGLNVAYDLHISFPDAVFGIQAEVPTIDGRAKIKIPPGTQSGKVFRLKGKGFPAVQSYEKGDQLIYVNVWTPQHLTSEEKAMLEKLQQGQNFQPKPEKGEKGFFERVREMFS
- the aspS gene encoding aspartate--tRNA ligase; translated protein: MYRSHTCGELRSNHVGNSVTLAGWVQTVRKFGSITFVDLRDRYGITQLLFGEELNKVLDENPLGREFVLQATGTVSERSNKNPNIATGDIEILITEFKVLNKSAVPPFTIQDDTDGGDDLRMKYRFLDLRRNAVKRNIELRYAVNRAARNYLHGNGFMDIETPFLIKSTPEGARDFVVPSRMNPGQFYALPQSPQTFKQLLMVSGYDRYYQVVKCFRDEDLRADRQPEFTQIDCEMAFVEQEDILNMFEGMIKSIFKDVKNIDYTEVVERMTWEEAMWQYGNDKPDIRFDMKVCNIKFPAHTFPTKQSQSVLIDGADFKVFDEAETVVAIAVPGCSEYTRKQTDELTEWVKRPQIGMKGLVFIKCNADGTYKSSVDKFYSEEKLKAIAEASNAKAGDLILILAGAEERTRKAISDLRMYMADKLGLRKADDFKLLWVLDFPLFEFALEDQDGGGAGRWVARHHPFTSPKPAHIDIMINNSPKVDDLDKYLEHPYAGIKANAYDMVLNGNEIGGGSIRIYQRELQEKMFAALGMDAEEQQHKFGFLLGAFEYGAPPHGGIAFGFDRLCAILGGSESIRDFIAFPKNNSGRDVMLDAPSEIAAKQFDELQIKLDLK
- a CDS encoding alpha/beta hydrolase produces the protein MRILLLSLVAAITLFSCKKKDKDANGAQTLLNVKYGTDAKQAMDVYLPSGRSTTATPVLILIHGGGWTEGSRADLNAYVDTLKRRVPQYAIFNISYRLAANGQNLFPTQEEDVKAAVEFIYSKREEYRITDRFGVIGASAGAHLALLHAYKYSAPVKMKAVVSFFGPTELVQMYNNPPNPLVPVLLASVTGATPTSNLTLYQQSSPFNFVVSSSSPTLLLHGSNDIVVAPSQSEILKDKLNTVSVPNQYVLYPGGGHGDWSPLIYFDAFNKIDAFLKLYHP